One segment of Paraburkholderia caribensis DNA contains the following:
- a CDS encoding fimbria/pilus outer membrane usher protein, giving the protein MKPSRQRQSQRPASAAAGSFILNPVTAVVLSVFAMAGLMNAGIACAAEAGGAVEFDTTFLQIDSQRVDVARLGRGNVVSPGAYTVDIVVNDNPVARDAVRFVATHEGENARACLTRKMLERYGVDFSKLASDDAKASAPAADECIDVSAIIPDATVDFDFGEQKLAITIPQKYMHNLARGYVAPELWDKGVNAGFLSYNANMYRSDSGGVHSTQAYLGLNSGVNIGGWHFRHQSSMTSATGQSAQFDNIATYVQHDVTKLRSQATLGDAQTTGDVFDSVAFRGAQIATDDRMLPESLRGYAPVVRGTAESNARVTVRQNGQVIYETSVSPGPFEIRDLYATGYGGNLDVTVTEADGRSRSFTVPYAAVAQSLRAGTTRFAVTAGVLRDDSLQTKPGFTQFTVQRGLTNLVTLYGGGIVSNGYVAANLGAAFNTKFGAVAGDVTTARTQVPGAGTQQGQSLHVGYSKFVDATDTNIALGAYRYSDAGYMGLAEAARTRDAALHGGDANAADQARGRLQLTVNQNLKDRGSVFATVSSQHYWNRPGRDVFYQAGYSNGFKYGTYSVTAGRTRSADGTLSNEIMLSTTIPLGHTQHAPMLSTNLNMGNGAATAQTSLGGSAGERNQYSYNAYATAGQGSSSGANVNGGVSGTWRAPYSQVTASASAGSSATQVSAGVSGSIVAHPGGVTFSQTVGDTFGIVEAKGAEGAMVSSASGVKVDSRGYAVVPFLTAYGMNTVDIDPKGSSSDVEFVSTSERVAPRLGSIAMLKFKTNTGRAALVRAPRMGGEALPFGAEVTDADGRSVGVVAQDSRIFARGLDDKGVLVVKLGENVRDVCRVQYSLPVKGDTAGLAYLSIESHCVNDALTASAERDAVVDKAVN; this is encoded by the coding sequence ATGAAACCCTCACGCCAACGCCAATCGCAACGCCCGGCAAGTGCAGCAGCCGGTTCGTTCATCCTGAATCCCGTCACGGCCGTCGTGCTGTCCGTATTTGCGATGGCAGGCTTGATGAATGCGGGCATCGCGTGTGCGGCGGAAGCAGGCGGCGCGGTCGAGTTCGATACGACGTTTCTGCAGATCGACTCGCAACGGGTCGACGTCGCGCGCCTTGGGCGCGGCAACGTCGTGTCGCCGGGTGCCTACACGGTCGACATCGTGGTCAACGACAACCCCGTCGCGCGCGACGCCGTGCGCTTCGTCGCGACGCATGAAGGCGAGAACGCGCGCGCATGTCTGACGCGCAAGATGCTTGAGCGCTACGGCGTCGATTTCTCGAAGCTGGCAAGCGACGATGCGAAGGCATCCGCGCCTGCCGCTGACGAATGCATTGATGTAAGCGCGATCATTCCTGATGCAACCGTCGACTTCGACTTCGGCGAACAAAAGCTCGCCATCACGATTCCGCAAAAATACATGCACAATCTGGCGCGCGGCTACGTCGCGCCGGAGCTGTGGGACAAGGGCGTGAATGCAGGCTTCCTCAGCTACAACGCGAACATGTATCGTTCGGACAGCGGCGGCGTGCATTCGACGCAAGCCTATCTCGGCCTGAACAGCGGCGTGAATATCGGCGGCTGGCACTTCCGGCATCAATCGTCGATGACGTCGGCGACGGGTCAGTCGGCGCAGTTCGACAACATCGCCACTTACGTGCAGCACGACGTCACCAAACTGCGCTCGCAGGCGACGCTCGGCGACGCGCAAACGACAGGCGACGTGTTCGACAGCGTCGCGTTCCGCGGCGCGCAGATCGCGACCGACGACCGCATGCTGCCCGAATCGCTGCGCGGTTACGCGCCTGTGGTGCGCGGCACGGCGGAATCGAACGCGCGCGTGACGGTGCGCCAGAATGGCCAGGTGATTTACGAAACGAGCGTGTCGCCCGGTCCGTTCGAAATCAGGGATCTGTACGCAACCGGCTACGGCGGCAATCTCGACGTGACCGTGACGGAAGCCGATGGACGTAGCCGCAGTTTCACGGTGCCGTATGCAGCAGTCGCGCAGTCGCTGCGCGCGGGCACGACGCGTTTTGCGGTAACGGCAGGCGTACTGCGCGACGATTCGCTGCAAACGAAGCCTGGCTTCACGCAGTTCACGGTGCAGCGCGGGCTGACGAATCTCGTCACGCTGTACGGCGGCGGCATCGTATCGAACGGTTATGTCGCGGCGAATCTGGGCGCGGCGTTCAACACTAAATTCGGCGCCGTCGCGGGCGACGTCACGACAGCGCGCACGCAAGTGCCCGGCGCGGGGACGCAGCAAGGGCAAAGTCTGCACGTCGGCTATAGCAAGTTCGTCGACGCAACCGATACCAACATCGCGCTGGGCGCATATCGTTACTCGGACGCTGGCTATATGGGTCTTGCCGAAGCCGCGCGTACACGCGACGCCGCGCTGCATGGCGGCGATGCCAACGCGGCCGACCAGGCGCGCGGCCGTCTGCAACTGACGGTCAACCAGAACCTGAAAGACCGCGGCTCGGTATTCGCGACGGTTTCGTCGCAGCATTACTGGAACCGTCCCGGGCGCGACGTGTTCTACCAGGCGGGTTACTCGAACGGCTTCAAGTACGGCACCTATAGTGTTACTGCGGGCCGCACGCGCAGCGCTGACGGCACGCTGTCCAACGAGATCATGCTCAGCACGACGATTCCGCTTGGCCACACGCAGCATGCCCCGATGCTCTCGACCAATCTGAACATGGGCAACGGCGCGGCGACGGCGCAAACGAGCCTGGGCGGCTCGGCGGGCGAGCGCAACCAGTATTCGTACAACGCGTATGCGACGGCGGGGCAGGGTTCGTCGTCGGGTGCGAATGTGAACGGCGGCGTCAGCGGCACGTGGCGCGCGCCTTATTCGCAGGTGACGGCCTCGGCGAGCGCGGGCTCCAGCGCGACGCAGGTCTCGGCGGGCGTGAGCGGCTCGATCGTCGCGCATCCGGGCGGTGTGACGTTCTCACAGACGGTCGGCGATACGTTCGGGATTGTCGAGGCGAAGGGTGCGGAAGGCGCGATGGTGTCGAGCGCGTCGGGTGTGAAGGTGGACTCGCGCGGCTACGCGGTCGTGCCCTTCCTCACGGCGTACGGAATGAACACGGTGGATATCGACCCGAAAGGTTCGTCGAGCGATGTGGAGTTTGTGTCAACGTCGGAGCGCGTCGCGCCGCGACTGGGCTCCATCGCGATGCTGAAGTTCAAGACCAACACTGGCCGCGCAGCGTTGGTTCGCGCGCCTCGCATGGGTGGCGAGGCGCTGCCGTTCGGGGCGGAAGTGACGGACGCAGACGGGCGCAGTGTCGGGGTGGTTGCGCAGGACAGCCGCATTTTCGCGCGTGGGCTCGACGACAAGGGCGTGCTCGTGGTGAAGCTGGGCGAGAACGTGCGGGACGTGTGCCGCGTCCAGTACTCGCTTCCCGTGAAAGGCGACACGGCGGGTCTGGCTTATCTGTCGATTGAAAGCCATTGCGTGAACGATGCGCTGACTGCGTCGGCGGAACGCGACGCAGTGGTTGACAAAGCTGTCAACTGA
- a CDS encoding fimbria/pilus periplasmic chaperone: MKTIGRLLAGAGVACALFAGAAQASVTIGGTRVVYPLDQREVTVKLNNDSRAPSLVQVWMDDGNVDAKPGDSKAPFVITPPIFRMDAGKSQTLRVMYSGEALPQDRESVYWLNVLDVPPKADARPDANTLQFAYRTRIKVFVRPPKLQGTPDEAPRQLDWKVVPAPEGKGQALAVSNPTAYHVSFSEISVSSSGATYKNERGGMVAPRGKEIISVPQMNGVKSGKVHYVAINDFGGAIEGDADIAP, from the coding sequence ATGAAAACGATAGGTCGGTTGCTGGCTGGTGCGGGCGTGGCATGTGCGTTGTTCGCGGGCGCGGCTCAGGCGAGCGTGACGATTGGCGGCACGCGGGTCGTGTATCCGCTGGATCAGCGCGAAGTGACTGTCAAGCTGAACAACGACAGCCGCGCGCCTTCGCTGGTGCAGGTCTGGATGGACGACGGCAACGTCGACGCGAAGCCGGGCGACAGCAAGGCGCCGTTCGTCATCACGCCGCCCATCTTCCGCATGGATGCGGGCAAGTCGCAGACACTGCGCGTCATGTACAGCGGGGAAGCACTGCCGCAGGACCGCGAGTCCGTGTACTGGCTCAACGTGCTGGACGTGCCGCCCAAAGCCGACGCCAGGCCTGACGCCAATACGCTGCAATTCGCCTATCGCACGCGCATCAAGGTGTTCGTGCGGCCGCCGAAGCTGCAGGGAACGCCGGACGAGGCGCCGCGCCAGCTCGACTGGAAGGTCGTACCGGCTCCGGAAGGTAAGGGCCAGGCGCTCGCGGTGTCGAACCCGACGGCGTATCACGTTTCGTTCAGCGAGATCAGCGTGTCGTCGAGCGGCGCTACATACAAAAACGAACGCGGCGGCATGGTCGCGCCGCGCGGCAAGGAGATCATTTCCGTGCCGCAGATGAACGGCGTGAAGTCCGGCAAGGTGCACTACGTCGCGATCAACGACTTCGGCGGCGCAATCGAAGGCGACGCGGACATTGCGCCTTAA
- a CDS encoding fimbrial protein: MQKRLIPAVVIVAMGIVSLQSMRAHAADGTITINGAVSDTTCSINGVAAGSPADVSVTLPTVQAGSLAAAGATAGTSNLGDIRFSLSGCSGTATKAVARFENGSNVDQSSGYLLNKASASPAQNVEVRLLNATMQPINILTNANNDAATNGAVITGGAAMLNYFAQYYATGKAQPGSVSTSVQYTMQYQ; the protein is encoded by the coding sequence ATGCAAAAGCGCCTCATCCCCGCAGTCGTCATCGTCGCAATGGGCATCGTCAGTCTTCAATCGATGAGAGCACACGCCGCCGACGGCACGATCACCATCAACGGCGCAGTGTCGGACACGACCTGCTCGATCAACGGTGTCGCGGCGGGTTCGCCCGCGGATGTGTCGGTCACCCTGCCGACCGTCCAGGCCGGTTCGCTGGCCGCGGCTGGCGCCACGGCCGGCACGTCGAACCTCGGCGATATCAGGTTTTCGCTGAGTGGCTGCTCGGGCACGGCGACGAAGGCTGTCGCGCGCTTCGAAAACGGCTCGAACGTCGATCAAAGCAGCGGTTATCTGCTGAACAAGGCATCCGCTTCCCCGGCGCAGAACGTCGAAGTGCGCCTGCTGAACGCGACGATGCAGCCGATCAACATCCTGACCAACGCGAACAACGACGCGGCGACCAACGGCGCGGTCATCACCGGCGGCGCGGCGATGCTGAATTACTTCGCGCAGTACTACGCCACGGGCAAGGCGCAGCCGGGTAGCGTCAGCACGTCGGTCCAGTACACAATGCAGTACCAGTAA
- a CDS encoding fimbrial protein has translation MFDARILQPTSPHVVGRIIQRDVAPLRRVLRLALFVLMCATSAPAQANISCGLGNVNLPLWVGTISVPFRAEVGQTIASVPPITFQMSCRFVNRVNPGTEATNYANFATTQLAPGFSDVYQTGTAGIGIRYTFDSARCNATRVVMTNGQARVGCYFSGPLDGPYQNANITVSPTLVVTGTLPPGTTALSSIPPVTILFTESDQTTSWVKDPLFTGAATGQFVHATCSVKEPNVYVSLQTANARAFSVGIGSVTPAQPFQLSLECARGAKVLITLTDSVSPDNRTNLLNLTNDSTARGIRIQILNSVGASVFFGADSAAPGNQNQWLIGDSPDGTLQVPMSARYVRTDAVTPGSVKALATFTMSYQ, from the coding sequence ATGTTTGACGCGAGAATTTTACAGCCGACATCGCCGCATGTTGTCGGCCGGATTATCCAGCGCGATGTTGCGCCGCTGCGCCGGGTGCTGCGCCTTGCGCTGTTCGTGCTGATGTGTGCGACATCGGCTCCCGCGCAGGCGAACATTTCATGCGGACTCGGAAATGTCAACCTGCCGCTTTGGGTGGGGACCATTTCGGTGCCTTTCAGGGCAGAGGTCGGTCAGACGATAGCTAGCGTTCCACCCATCACGTTCCAGATGAGCTGCCGCTTTGTGAACCGCGTGAACCCTGGAACTGAGGCGACTAACTACGCCAATTTCGCGACGACGCAGCTCGCGCCAGGATTCTCCGACGTTTACCAGACGGGTACCGCCGGAATCGGCATCCGCTATACCTTCGATTCGGCGCGATGCAACGCGACACGCGTCGTGATGACCAATGGTCAGGCGCGGGTGGGCTGTTACTTCAGTGGACCTCTGGACGGTCCTTACCAGAACGCGAATATCACCGTCTCACCGACGCTGGTTGTTACGGGGACGTTGCCGCCTGGCACGACGGCGCTTTCATCCATCCCACCCGTGACGATCCTGTTTACAGAAAGCGATCAAACCACCTCATGGGTTAAGGATCCTTTGTTCACGGGGGCGGCGACCGGCCAGTTCGTTCATGCGACGTGCTCGGTGAAAGAGCCCAATGTGTACGTTTCGCTTCAAACCGCCAACGCGCGGGCATTTTCGGTCGGCATTGGCTCAGTCACGCCTGCGCAACCGTTCCAGTTGTCGCTCGAGTGCGCGAGGGGCGCGAAGGTGTTGATCACGTTGACCGACAGCGTCAGCCCGGATAACCGGACCAATTTGCTGAATTTGACGAACGACTCGACCGCGCGGGGCATCAGGATTCAGATACTGAACAGCGTCGGCGCTTCCGTGTTCTTCGGCGCGGATTCGGCTGCGCCGGGGAACCAGAACCAGTGGCTGATCGGCGATTCGCCGGACGGAACGCTTCAGGTGCCGATGAGCGCCCGCTATGTGCGGACGGACGCGGTAACGCCGGGCAGCGTCAAGGCGCTGGCGACCTTCACGATGTCGTATCAGTGA
- a CDS encoding fimbria/pilus outer membrane usher protein, with protein sequence MPGPRTLRPVAALISPVFAMIAGLYADHATAADPVNPVDFDPTFLQSGSKVDVSRFSRGNAIAPGSYYVDVWLNDARTARENVRFVPTGEGQSARACVTRLMLEKWGVDFSRVAATEGNATPPAANECIDVSVVVPQATVDFDFSEQKLALTVPQKYMRSQARGYVPPELWESGVNAGFLSYNANVYQSGNNGTNTTQGYVGLNVGVNVGGWHFRHQSSVTAMTGQTTQFDDIATYLQHDVTKLRSQVVVGEAFTTGDVFNSVAFRGAQIATDDRMLPESLRGYAPVVRGTAESNARVNISQNGQTIYETVVPPGPFEIRDIYPTGYGGNLEVSVTEADGRQKFFTVPYASVAQLLRPGMTRFALTAGQLRDASLQSKPVFAQLTLQRGLTNLVTLYGGAIAADGYLAANFGVALNTPVGAVAGDVTLARTQVPGQATMQGNSLHISYSKFVDATDTNFALGAYRYSSSGYLNLTDAARLRDYVERGSVGNPADRTRGQFQLSISQRLAQYGSLFVNVTAQDYWNRGGRDTFYQAGYSNSYRFGTYSVTLGRTQNAYGEPSNQIMLTTTIPLGKSRHAPMLSSTYNRNGDTSSLQASMSGSAGDGNQYSYNVYGTMNNASATGVSGNGGASGTYRGPYAQLTASASGGSHTSQVSAGASGSIVAHRGGVTFSQTVGETFGIVEAQGAQGARLPGATGAKIDGDGYAIVPYLTPYAMNTVDIDPKGASMDVEFESTSESAAPRLGSVVLFKYRTDTGRAALIRAPRVGGKALPFGAEVSDETGKSVGVVGQDSRIFARDLYEQGKLTVKWGIKTSQQCSIDYTLPPRKESGKAEIGFALIDAHCLPVARAAAKPLVTAPAK encoded by the coding sequence ATGCCCGGTCCACGGACCTTGCGCCCTGTTGCTGCGCTGATTTCGCCCGTGTTCGCGATGATCGCCGGGCTGTATGCCGACCACGCGACGGCCGCCGACCCGGTGAATCCCGTCGATTTCGACCCGACGTTTCTTCAATCGGGCTCGAAGGTCGATGTTTCGCGCTTTTCGCGCGGCAACGCGATTGCGCCTGGCAGCTATTACGTCGACGTCTGGCTCAACGACGCGCGCACGGCGCGTGAGAACGTACGCTTCGTGCCGACGGGCGAAGGTCAGAGCGCGCGCGCCTGCGTGACACGATTGATGCTGGAAAAGTGGGGCGTCGATTTCTCGCGCGTCGCCGCAACGGAAGGGAACGCGACGCCGCCGGCCGCGAACGAGTGTATCGACGTGAGCGTCGTTGTGCCGCAAGCCACCGTCGATTTCGACTTTTCCGAGCAAAAGCTCGCGCTCACCGTGCCGCAGAAGTACATGCGCAGCCAGGCGCGCGGCTACGTGCCGCCCGAGTTGTGGGAGAGCGGCGTCAATGCCGGTTTCCTCAGCTACAACGCGAACGTCTATCAGTCGGGCAACAACGGCACGAACACGACGCAGGGCTATGTCGGACTGAATGTCGGCGTAAATGTGGGCGGCTGGCATTTCCGACATCAGTCGTCCGTCACGGCGATGACGGGACAGACCACGCAGTTCGACGATATTGCGACCTATCTTCAGCATGACGTAACGAAGCTGCGCTCGCAGGTCGTGGTGGGCGAAGCCTTTACCACCGGGGACGTGTTCAACAGCGTCGCGTTTCGCGGCGCGCAGATCGCCACCGACGACCGCATGCTGCCGGAATCGCTGCGCGGCTACGCGCCTGTCGTGCGCGGCACGGCTGAATCGAATGCGCGCGTCAATATCAGCCAGAACGGCCAGACAATCTACGAAACCGTGGTGCCGCCCGGACCGTTCGAGATCCGGGACATCTACCCGACGGGCTACGGCGGCAACCTCGAAGTGAGCGTGACGGAAGCCGACGGCCGCCAGAAGTTTTTCACCGTGCCGTATGCATCGGTCGCGCAATTGCTGCGGCCGGGCATGACGCGTTTCGCCTTGACGGCCGGCCAGCTTCGCGATGCATCGCTGCAGAGCAAGCCTGTTTTCGCGCAACTGACGTTGCAGCGGGGCCTGACGAATCTCGTCACGCTCTATGGCGGCGCCATTGCGGCAGACGGCTATCTGGCCGCGAACTTCGGCGTCGCGCTGAATACGCCCGTGGGCGCGGTCGCGGGCGACGTCACATTGGCACGCACACAGGTGCCGGGCCAGGCAACGATGCAAGGCAACAGCCTGCATATCAGCTACAGCAAGTTCGTCGATGCGACGGACACCAACTTTGCGCTCGGCGCCTATCGCTATTCGAGCTCCGGCTATCTCAATCTCACCGACGCCGCGCGGCTGCGCGATTACGTCGAGCGTGGATCGGTGGGCAATCCTGCCGACCGCACGCGCGGCCAGTTCCAGCTGTCGATCAGCCAGAGGCTGGCGCAATACGGCTCGCTATTCGTCAACGTCACGGCGCAGGACTACTGGAATCGCGGTGGACGCGACACCTTCTATCAGGCCGGGTACTCGAACAGTTACCGGTTCGGCACTTATAGCGTGACGTTGGGGCGCACCCAGAACGCGTATGGCGAGCCGTCGAACCAGATCATGCTGACCACGACGATTCCGCTCGGCAAGTCGCGGCACGCGCCGATGCTTTCCTCGACCTACAACCGCAACGGCGACACGTCGAGCCTGCAGGCAAGCATGAGCGGCTCCGCAGGCGACGGCAATCAATACTCGTACAACGTCTACGGCACGATGAACAACGCATCGGCGACGGGCGTCAGCGGCAACGGCGGTGCGAGCGGCACGTACCGCGGACCCTACGCGCAGTTGACGGCGTCGGCGAGCGGCGGCTCGCATACGTCGCAGGTGTCGGCGGGCGCGAGCGGCTCGATCGTCGCGCATCGCGGCGGCGTCACGTTCTCGCAGACGGTCGGCGAGACCTTCGGCATCGTCGAGGCGCAGGGCGCGCAAGGCGCGCGTTTGCCGGGGGCGACGGGCGCGAAGATCGACGGCGACGGCTACGCGATCGTGCCTTACCTCACACCGTATGCGATGAACACGGTGGATATCGATCCGAAGGGCGCGTCGATGGATGTCGAATTCGAGTCGACCTCGGAGAGCGCGGCGCCGCGTCTTGGATCCGTCGTGCTGTTCAAGTACCGGACCGACACCGGCCGCGCCGCGCTGATTCGCGCACCGCGCGTGGGTGGCAAGGCGCTGCCGTTCGGCGCGGAGGTCAGCGACGAGACAGGCAAGAGCGTGGGCGTCGTCGGGCAGGACAGCCGCATCTTCGCGCGCGATCTGTACGAGCAAGGAAAGCTGACGGTGAAGTGGGGCATCAAGACCAGCCAGCAATGCAGCATCGATTACACGCTGCCGCCGCGCAAGGAAAGCGGCAAGGCGGAAATCGGCTTTGCATTGATAGACGCGCATTGTCTGCCCGTTGCGCGTGCGGCGGCAAAACCGCTGGTGACTGCGCCGGCGAAATAG
- a CDS encoding fimbria/pilus periplasmic chaperone yields the protein MSMKRRLSWLWQTVLLAAVMAAGAAHASVTIAGTRVVYPLDQREVTVKLTNDSRNPSLVQVWLDSGDANAEVDESRTPFVITPPIFRMNAGRSQTLRIIYSGDVLPQDRESVFWLNVLDIPPKAVPKPDVNTLQLAYRTRIKLFARPPTLPGTPEDAPRQIEWKVLPAEEGKGQALLLSNPTAYHVSFSKITVTANGRRYEYDAGGMVVPHGEETFVIPKMEGVQSGQIHYIAINDFGGVIEGDAVIRP from the coding sequence ATGTCAATGAAACGAAGACTGAGCTGGCTATGGCAGACGGTTCTGCTGGCGGCTGTGATGGCTGCGGGCGCCGCGCATGCCAGCGTGACGATTGCCGGCACGCGCGTTGTCTATCCGCTCGATCAGCGCGAAGTGACAGTCAAGCTGACCAACGACAGCCGCAATCCGTCGCTGGTCCAGGTCTGGCTCGACAGCGGCGACGCCAACGCGGAGGTCGACGAAAGCAGAACGCCGTTCGTGATTACGCCGCCTATTTTCCGCATGAACGCGGGCCGGTCGCAGACCTTGCGCATCATCTACAGCGGCGATGTGCTGCCGCAGGACCGGGAATCGGTGTTTTGGCTCAACGTGCTCGATATTCCGCCGAAGGCCGTGCCAAAGCCGGACGTCAACACGCTGCAACTCGCGTACCGCACGCGAATCAAGCTCTTCGCGCGTCCGCCGACATTGCCGGGTACGCCGGAGGATGCGCCGCGTCAGATCGAATGGAAAGTCTTGCCGGCCGAGGAAGGCAAGGGACAAGCACTGCTCCTGTCGAATCCGACGGCCTACCACGTGTCGTTCAGCAAGATTACGGTGACGGCGAACGGCCGTCGCTATGAGTACGACGCGGGTGGCATGGTCGTGCCGCACGGTGAGGAGACCTTTGTCATTCCGAAGATGGAAGGGGTTCAGTCGGGTCAGATTCACTACATCGCCATCAATGACTTTGGCGGTGTGATCGAGGGCGACGCAGTCATCCGTCCATGA
- a CDS encoding fimbrial protein yields the protein MQKRIVSTAVIGLMALLSTAAQAADGTITFTGSVTDTTCSINGTASGTAADVAVILPTVQAGSLPAAGATAGTSSLGDVRLTLSGCSGAATKAIARFENGPTVDQSSGYLTNQASATPAQNVQVRLLNANAQPINVLTGANNTLATNGATITGGAATLNYFAQYYATGKAQPGNVSTSVQYTMQYQ from the coding sequence ATGCAAAAACGCATTGTGTCCACGGCCGTTATCGGTCTGATGGCATTGCTGTCCACGGCAGCTCAGGCGGCCGACGGCACGATCACGTTCACAGGTTCTGTCACCGACACCACCTGCTCGATCAATGGCACGGCGAGCGGTACGGCCGCCGATGTCGCGGTGATTTTGCCGACCGTGCAGGCCGGCTCGCTGCCAGCCGCTGGCGCAACGGCGGGCACGTCGAGTCTCGGCGATGTCCGTCTCACGCTGAGCGGTTGTTCGGGCGCGGCCACGAAGGCGATCGCGCGCTTCGAGAACGGCCCGACCGTCGATCAGAGCAGCGGTTATCTGACCAACCAGGCATCGGCCACCCCTGCGCAAAACGTGCAGGTGCGCCTGCTGAACGCGAATGCGCAACCGATCAACGTCCTGACGGGCGCCAACAACACGCTCGCCACGAACGGCGCGACGATCACGGGCGGCGCGGCCACGCTGAACTATTTCGCGCAGTACTACGCAACGGGCAAAGCGCAGCCGGGTAACGTGAGCACGTCGGTTCAATACACGATGCAGTATCAGTAA